aactataaatcttcctttattgattaaaataatcctaaggatttcgccgtaacacaggagttcataaaAGAATGcacaatttataatgaaaaatatcaaataatttttattaataaataattcatatataatttacacatagtacaatcgtcaaataattgattttaggatacaattctcaacaacCTCCTTCTGCATGACACCTCAATTTTGCTAGGAGGATGCACTACATTGATTATTAAGCATGTCTTCCGTGAGGTGAATACTATAACTGAGCATACTAGAGAAGCACTTTGGACTGGGGCAGGGATGATTCCTAGGCAACTTCGAGATATTTAATTTTTCGATTTTTTTGATTGTATTcatacaagatttatttaaatgaaccatctatcaaaaaaaaagaaattacaaagtacTTGTACATCTGGCAGATTTAACTTGTGTTGCAAAGGTATTTAACATTAGAGATTTTAGATCGGAAAATCACCCAATTTCAAAAGAATCATTTTGTATTGACGATACAAGCCAACAATTTCCCTCAGGACAACAATTTTATGAGTAACAATTTCCTTCGGGACAACTAAGTTTATAAGCTTATGCGGCGGAGCAGTCCCGAAAGAATCACCTTCCATCACGGAAAGCTTACCATCTCTCCAAGCCTCAAAAGAACCTACTAGTCAACCTTAAACAAAAGGACCGaatgtttacccaaaaaaataaaaaacaaaatatTACAAGGCAATCTGCTATGAAATACAGACAATACAACATTCTCTGTTTTTATAGGCAGGTTAGTCCCTCAAATAGCACTTTTTATTTACCATAAATCAGCGATATTGTTGGTTTTCTGTTCATAGGGCAATCCATGTCTAGAAAAGGTGGGGAAGGATGAACTTAATTTGAACAATGATGAGCATTATATTGAATTTCAACCGTTATGACCCTAGAAAAGGTGGGGAAGGATGAACATAATTTGAACAATGATGAGCATTATATTGAATTTCAACCGTTATGACCCCCAAAATGGGAGAACTTTCGGATAAATAATGTTGCGACTTTTTGACCATGATATGAATAATTGTACACGGTGTGAAGGCCGGTGGAATTGGCATGACTTGCAATTAAAAACCAAACTTGCTAGAGTCATGCAAATTTGCCAACCAAGCCCATGCCAAGCTACAACCCTGGCAACTGCTAGGTCACAAACACAGCCTTCCTGCCACTGCAAAGATGCCCCAATATGACCTTCAAGACATTCTTATACCCCGACTTCTCCAGGCCCCATTGAGTCATCCCAGAAGCCAAATGGGACTTTCTGCCGGTATTCTCAGATGAGTCATCCCCACAGCTGATGGAAAATGGTACATCACTGAACACCAACTCAACCATTTGGTTGGGGAGGTCTACTGTTTGGTGGGACATATGGGTTGACTTCATTGACAATTGGTGCTTGGAGACGTGGACTCCGCCGGTCAAAGATGATCCTTCCGCCTCGCCCTATCCTCCCTTGGAAGCGGTAAGGTGGTGCAGCTGGACCATTCTCGGCAGGAGGATCTGGTGGCTGCACGATGCCAGCAGAAGCCAACTTATCTCGATCTAGAGGTCTTGTGAATAGCAAAACAGGTTCATCCAGGTCCTGCATTGACACCACATTTCATATCTCCAACTAAACTGGATCTAAAGAAGGTTCCACATGAAAAGTGGAAAGGAAATACGTGATAGCTTTGGAGCTATTATATGACATAACAGAAGATCATGGTACCTTCTTGTGAAGCCATCGATGCGGTAAAGGTCTTCGTCTCATTTCATGCTTCATTCGTCCTGCAGGGACCACTATCAGCTTCGAATCAGTGAAGGGTGGCTTCTGCAATGCAGCTGATGGTGCATGTCGGTGACCACTTGTGGTGTCATCAGAGTCAAAAAAATCATCCTCACTTGATACAAATTTCCATGAATTAGATGGGAAGCCAGATAATGCAAATCCATCTTCGACAAGCTGTGCCTGATGCTGAAAGAAGTGCAGAGGTTGTTAATGATCCAAATGCTAATTCAGATCatctccaccaaaaaaaaaaaaaagggaagaaaggagaagaggaaagTTTTTTGAAGGGGGGGGGGGTGGGTGTGCAGAATTTATGACATATAAAAAAGAGGCCTTCCTACAATTACATCACAAGAATGAGAGAATGCCCCCGTAACTTCCATCCTCTTAATCTAAAAGCTGCATTGACATCCTCAGGAATTCATTCGGTGCATGTCATGACAAAAATGGCATTTCACAAGATAGGTTGGCATCATTGATGAAAATTATCTTTGCTTCATAACATAATAGTGGACTATAGGTGCATCATGCCCAAGAAAGATGCCTATAACCATTAATAGATATCTCAAGCTACAAATCATACCAAGGTGCTGTTTGGATGTGTGGTTCCCCAGTTCTGTGTGATAACCACCAGGGTGCAATGGTCAAAGAGAGGTGGGGAGTGGAGAAGTTGGCATGATAAATGGAGACTGCAAATCCCACAATCCTAGGGTTTTAGGCTCTACTGAAATGCACTTGTAAATTATGAAATTGCAGGACTAATGGCCTCCCCTTCTTCTACCGATTTCTCCCGCTACCCTCCTATTCCTTCAGTGATTCATTCAAGACAGACCCTAATGCAGAGGTAAGTGATATCATTATGCCCTAGTTGGAGAGGCTCTGATTGTCTATGCGCTAACCTATGTTGCTGGGTTCGATACATTTGAAGACCCAGAATACTGAAGCTTGAACATATTTTCTAGAAGAAATGAAGGCATATGATCCATGAACAGACAGATAAAGAATATAAAAACAGCACTCAGGATTTCAGGAATCAGGAGCATCCATCATTTAGTCCAGTGTAACCAAGTTTCCTTTTTAACACTCTTATGCAGTCCTTAAACTGTCAACTATCACTTCAGATTTTAGAAAGCTACCATGCCTAAAAATGTGCCGTGGGATAATATCAACCTAATCAGGATACCCAATTTCCATTGTGAATACATTTGTTTTCACCAATTGTGTACTCTAGTTGTCTTTATCCAACCTAATTAGGATACCCAATTTCCATCATGAATACATTTGTTTTCAGCTAGTGTACTCTACATGTCTACTGAAAGTACTACTACATGATGGAACCACATGGTTATTATCATGCTGATTAATGCCATCCAGATACATGAAACATAAGGGAGCCTTCTATTCTTCTAGTGCTATCAAAAGTGAACTACAAAGAAACAAGATTGTTGTGCAGAATGTAAAACTTGGAACATGAACTAAATGCTGATGCATTTATGCAACTTGCTCAAGTCTTGagtctgaactcaatctcacaagTCATACATGATAATCATGAAAACTCTCATTTTCATTGCATGGGTCCATGACACTCCAATCTCTCAATGTTCTCGTAATTCAACTGTactcttaaaattaaataaaggCACTCATGATCAACATTTGGTGTCCTTTAGACCACAGCTTGCAGGGTTCTAATCTTCTAAACATCTTCCTTACAAGAATCTCTACGATATTATTCAGTCACTCTGAATGAAACATTATTACACAGAAGAATTCCTCACATTTAACCTCCAAAAGGTAGTCATATTTTCCATCAAACTCTCTAAAATGAAAACGAAATACACTCCCAAGTTAAACAAACAAATAACAGATGCACTAAAAAATAACCATACAGCAAAACaagactaaaaaatataaatggtAAGCAAAGGATTCCAATTATATTTTGTTCTACAACAACCTCACAAGTGTAAATCGTGTTACTAAGAATGAAGGATCAACAACAGGAAGCATGCATTAGCCTATATGAAATAATGCAGTTACCTCAATGCTTTTTGACAGAATATGGAACTATGTGATCCTGAAATGAAAAACATATTTGCAATATATGTAAATAAGGGTCTCTATGTCCGGTCCTAATCTTATCATTCAAGGTAATGTCCCTAGAGTCTTGGAAAATGTGCAGGCAATAAAATCATATAACTATTTAGCCCTTGCCCACAAACTGCATgtgatgaaaagatttttcttacaagaaaataaaagagatatGACTCTGATTCTTTAATTTACATAGACTGACCAAATTGAAGAAAGCAAGAGACATACACAAGGGGTATACCTTATATTTGATTTGAATCCTTTGAAGGCTCACCTCACTCTCCATGACCTCTCGCTTCTTCTCTTCCCTCTGCATACAGAAGTAACATAAAAAAGTTGAATTTTGTGGGTTTGCATGACTAATTACCATTGCAATGTTATTAACTCTAGCACAATAAATAAATCACTGAAACTAAACCTCGATCAAAGCCCCCAATACTGTCCTTGCCTGATCCAAGTTACGCCTGACCTGAAGAAACTTTAAACATCAGCACTAATTGGATTTATGTATATTATTTAATGCTAAAATATGTGCACAGATGATGGAttatgtgatgaaaaatgccattgTTTGTGATGCTATTATTTCATATGAATAGTGTTAATATCCAACAACTAGCACTGAAAATAAGAGAAATATCAAAATAAGGCTAGTTTAGTCAACAAAATTGCAACCATATGAAAATATGATGGATGTGTATCAAGATTAAATTGCCATTATGAATATGTTTGCATGATCCTTAAAAAGACATTAAAAGAAGTCTTATGCCAAACTTCATGGTGTAAAGAAATAAACAAATAAGTTGTGAAaacaaatctaaatttaaaaataaagcagCCAATTATTGAAGCCAAACACCTATAGTTTGtccttattaatttaaaaaaaaaatgacattccTTCAATAACAAACTTTAGAAAGGACTTACTCTTCATGAATAAGCAGGAAAAATCTACAAACTTATTAAATATGTGCTGAATATGAAGAGTTTGTCTGTAGATTTCGTAGAACTCAACATTTGCAAAAGCACTAGCTTGTTAAGAGGAAAAGCCGGAAAATCATTATGTCATTCCATAAcatgaaatttatttttcaattaacaaattttacttttcatatgaACTTTGCAAAATTCTAATTTTGAGACCTAAAAACCACTATCAAAATTAGACTACACAAAGCAAAAAAGTGACAACACCTTGGCCAAAGTTTATTCAtctctcttttgattctcttgattctttaatatttttcatttatTAATACTGTGAAATTTCAAAAGTTTGTTTAAATAAAATTCTGAAGAGTCACAGAATCATTGCTAGTTGACAGAAGTCCCTTTAAATTGAAATGATAACATCTTAAATGTTTTAACGATATTATACATGGGTCATTCTGAAGTGATGAGATCTAGTAGATCTTACAAGTCTAAATTGAATAATAATCTTCTTTAGCAGTAGGTTCTGCATAGCTTTCTTCTTTGTCATGCCTTGCATGAACACCCACAACATTTATGTCATGTGAAGCAGGAATTTGTTGACAAGCAGCATTTTGACTCAGTGATAAAAAATACACATCCCAACAccaacataaagaattgaaattaATGGTTCATGAGATCCCAAGTTATGTAGGCAGCACAGTGAATAATTAAGCAGGTCACACCAGTTATAACAGTTACAACTAAAATAAATCCACATTATCAAAACCAAAACCAACAACCAAACTCATACGAGCAAAGGGCACACCGGTACCTATAACAAAGTCCGTGAACATTTTCGTTATTAAGCAATGTGCTGCAAGAAGGAAAAAAGTAGATTCTTCACCTGGCGAAGTTTTTCAAAGGACTGGACATTGTTCTCCCGCCTTTGCATCTGAACAAATTGAAAAACATGATAGTGTAAAATGACCTTAAAACTCTGTTTTGGGTTTAAGTTTGTACATGTCGAATGGGAACATTTAGAGGATACTGCATGGTCATCTTGGAGACCAATGaacatttcaaaattcaaatgaaTATTTAAACCACTCTGCTTACCCTTCTTGTGTGAAGGCGGTGAGCTTTTTCTCTTGGTCTAAACACATTGTATGGATTTGTATCATTAACTGGTGGAGGAGGCTGCGCAAGCACAAAAAACATGATGAGAAAAGTAGGTTTCTCTTTTGCCAGAAGAgttaaaaaagggataaaacTCAAATTTGCTGAGAAAGTAAATGAATTAGATGAATCATCAACAACACAACAAGTATGAAGACTCGAGGGCAATGAATTAACATTTTCTTTTAGATTTAATCATCCATTTTATACAAGTACATCTGCCAAAAGAAACAAATCTAATAGAAAATAACAAATAAAgtggaaaaaaatcaaaaaccaaACCTTAAAGAGAAGAAGGGATTAAAGCGAAGCCTTCAGGGTTAGCATCAACATAATCaagcaataaaaatatattaggaAAACACGATGATCCTGCAGGAAGGTTACCTTTCTCATGGAGATGGAGTTCGACTTTGTTAATAAGATAAAAAACAAGCTGAACTGATGATATTG
Above is a genomic segment from Elaeis guineensis isolate ETL-2024a chromosome 1, EG11, whole genome shotgun sequence containing:
- the LOC105038983 gene encoding uncharacterized protein isoform X1, encoding MSRLSFRPRPLDIHKKLPILKSIKDFEDDEAPSTSSSTRNSQLLRLAPEANNEVHQNSLKKSSPEIPTPQFSVADTYERDYSRTFTQPPSYLRGRGARAEIGEFVEYDMDNEDEDWLQELNHEKKILAPEKFETLLFKLEVLDHKTRERAGIIAPTFGSPVPVLLQLYSAAEALQVQSAGSAVFQSVYNYWKAKRERWQKPILRRLQPPPPVNDTNPYNVFRPREKAHRLHTRRMQRRENNVQSFEKLRQVRRNLDQARTVLGALIEREEKKREVMESEVSLQRIQIKYKHQAQLVEDGFALSGFPSNSWKFVSSEDDFFDSDDTTSGHRHAPSAALQKPPFTDSKLIVVPAGRMKHEMRRRPLPHRWLHKKDLDEPVLLFTRPLDRDKLASAGIVQPPDPPAENGPAAPPYRFQGRIGRGGRIIFDRRSPRLQAPIVNEVNPYVPPNSRPPQPNG
- the LOC105038983 gene encoding uncharacterized protein isoform X2: MKETTLALSHSLRRIYVEEEPGQRSGSLLSMTWTMRMRIGFKSSTMKRKSLHLKSLRLCCLSWRFWIIKLEKEQESLLLLLVLLFLFFYSYIPQLRPCKSSQQDLQFSSLYTIIGKQSESDGKNLSCGACSLLHQLMIQIHTMCLDQEKKLTAFTQEGCKGGRTMSSPLKNFARRNLDQARTVLGALIEREEKKREVMESEVSLQRIQIKYKHQAQLVEDGFALSGFPSNSWKFVSSEDDFFDSDDTTSGHRHAPSAALQKPPFTDSKLIVVPAGRMKHEMRRRPLPHRWLHKKDLDEPVLLFTRPLDRDKLASAGIVQPPDPPAENGPAAPPYRFQGRIGRGGRIIFDRRSPRLQAPIVNEVNPYVPPNSRPPQPNG